One Myxococcus stipitatus DNA segment encodes these proteins:
- a CDS encoding pseudouridine synthase, which produces MSAAPANQDLQPFPTSPAPGDVPARLPSPFTPGPPHPLALLAARALQRRLLEQEARWEPLWRPGGGKMFGVLAVSAPDGRLGYLSGFSGMLEGHWDIAGFAPPVFAPVPTDAAWKEGEAELASLKRQHAELVERFAREAPSLPAGAGAPREHLARRREVERLRAGRSRALWRQRALACAVPNARGEHRTLADLFAPRPPPGGAGECAAPKLLAHAYRLGLAPLALAEFWWGAPPLGGGRHSGEFYPACDGKCGAVLPFMMEGLETEPSPRPMEDTLAIRLIHADDWLLVVDKPHGLPSTPGRHSPSRDSVLLRLRERFLDLDSSSFIQELEPEASGLQLVARDAATRAALQRQLAKGEAAHRHAAWVEGVLVAPHGVCELPLRGTTSGELATLAGRTLDKRALTKWAVSARVGSRTRVSLWPWTRHPLQLRLHAAHPEGLGAPLVGDARFGREDTRLMLHAEEVSFVHPVTGARLAHGSPAPF; this is translated from the coding sequence GTGAGCGCGGCGCCCGCCAACCAGGACCTGCAGCCCTTCCCCACGTCGCCAGCCCCTGGCGATGTGCCAGCGCGCCTGCCCAGCCCCTTCACGCCGGGGCCACCCCACCCGCTCGCCCTCCTGGCCGCTCGGGCGCTGCAGCGGCGGCTCCTCGAACAGGAGGCGCGTTGGGAGCCGCTGTGGCGGCCCGGCGGCGGCAAGATGTTCGGCGTGCTCGCGGTCTCCGCGCCAGACGGGCGGCTGGGCTACCTGAGCGGATTCTCCGGGATGCTGGAGGGCCACTGGGACATCGCGGGGTTCGCCCCGCCGGTGTTCGCCCCCGTCCCGACGGACGCCGCGTGGAAGGAGGGCGAGGCGGAGCTGGCCTCGTTGAAGCGCCAACACGCGGAGCTCGTCGAGCGGTTCGCGCGCGAGGCGCCGTCGCTCCCTGCCGGCGCGGGGGCGCCACGAGAGCACCTCGCGCGACGCCGAGAGGTCGAACGACTCCGGGCTGGGCGCTCCCGGGCCCTGTGGCGACAGCGGGCGCTCGCCTGCGCGGTGCCCAATGCCCGGGGAGAGCACCGCACGCTGGCCGACCTGTTCGCGCCGCGACCACCCCCGGGAGGCGCGGGTGAGTGCGCGGCCCCCAAGCTGCTGGCGCACGCCTATCGACTCGGACTCGCGCCGCTGGCGCTCGCGGAGTTCTGGTGGGGCGCGCCTCCGCTCGGAGGAGGACGTCACTCCGGCGAGTTCTATCCGGCGTGCGACGGCAAGTGCGGAGCCGTCCTCCCGTTCATGATGGAGGGCCTGGAGACGGAGCCGTCACCGAGGCCCATGGAGGACACGCTCGCCATCCGGTTGATACACGCGGATGACTGGCTGCTCGTGGTCGACAAGCCCCATGGGCTGCCCTCGACGCCAGGACGGCACTCACCCTCGCGCGATTCGGTGCTGCTCCGGCTGCGCGAGCGCTTCCTGGACCTGGACTCCTCGAGCTTCATCCAGGAGCTGGAACCCGAGGCGTCGGGACTCCAGCTCGTCGCGAGGGACGCGGCCACGCGGGCGGCGCTCCAACGCCAGCTCGCGAAGGGAGAGGCCGCGCATCGACACGCGGCCTGGGTCGAGGGGGTCCTCGTCGCGCCGCATGGCGTGTGCGAGCTGCCTTTGCGCGGGACGACCTCCGGCGAGCTCGCGACCCTGGCGGGACGAACGCTCGACAAGCGCGCGCTGACGAAGTGGGCGGTGTCGGCCCGGGTCGGCTCGCGCACCCGTGTGTCGCTCTGGCCCTGGACACGACATCCCTTGCAGCTGCGCCTCCACGCGGCCCACCCGGAGGGATTGGGAGCACCCCTGGTGGGGGACGCGCGCTTCGGCCGCGAGGACACCCGGCTGATGCTCCATGCCGAGGAGGTGTCCTTCGTCCATCCCGTCACCGGAGCGCGACTGGCGCATGGCTCGCCCGCGCCCTTCTGA
- a CDS encoding ABC transporter ATP-binding protein, which produces MIQTKNVTRRYGDAVVVDDVTLQLPVGGITSIIGPNGAGKSTLLSMMSRVLPMSSGTVLVDGLDVTTTPGDVLARRLAILRQDNPLTARLTVRELVTFGRYPHSKGRPTVQDQEHVERAIQHMGLEALSGRFLDELSGGQRQRAFVAMVLCQDTDHVLLDEPLNGLDLKHAVSMMKQLRHCADVLHKSIVMVLHDINFASCYSDHIIAMRDGKVAFQGGAEDIMRPEVLRAVYELDISIQRIDGDFIATHYR; this is translated from the coding sequence ATGATCCAGACGAAGAACGTCACCCGGCGCTACGGCGACGCGGTCGTCGTGGACGACGTCACGCTCCAGCTCCCCGTGGGAGGAATCACCTCCATCATCGGGCCGAACGGCGCGGGCAAGTCGACGCTGCTGTCGATGATGAGCCGGGTGCTGCCCATGAGCTCGGGCACGGTGCTCGTGGACGGGCTGGACGTCACGACCACGCCCGGGGACGTGCTCGCCCGCCGGCTGGCCATCCTGCGGCAGGACAACCCCCTCACCGCGCGCTTGACGGTGCGCGAGCTGGTGACGTTCGGCCGCTATCCGCACTCCAAGGGGCGCCCCACGGTCCAGGACCAGGAGCACGTGGAGCGGGCCATCCAGCACATGGGGTTGGAGGCGCTCTCCGGGCGCTTCCTGGACGAGCTGTCGGGCGGCCAGCGACAGCGCGCGTTCGTGGCGATGGTGCTCTGCCAGGACACCGACCACGTCCTGCTGGACGAGCCCCTCAACGGACTGGACCTCAAGCACGCGGTGTCGATGATGAAGCAGCTGCGCCACTGCGCGGACGTGCTGCACAAGAGCATCGTCATGGTGCTGCACGACATCAACTTCGCCTCGTGCTACTCCGACCACATCATCGCCATGCGGGACGGGAAGGTCGCGTTCCAGGGCGGCGCGGAGGACATCATGCGCCCGGAGGTCCTGCGCGCCGTCTACGAACTCGACATCTCCATCCAGCGGATCGACGGCGACTTCATCGCCACCCACTACCGCTGA
- a CDS encoding iron chelate uptake ABC transporter family permease subunit, whose product MSASAASARPERTLFVLGCLTTACALTYLLVDAGGQWDFVLPFRGRKLATALLVGYAIGVSTVLFQTVTGNRVLTPAIMGFDSLYVLIQTTLLFFLGSGRMAGMDPRLMFGVEVVLMVAFSGLLHQALFGGARRSIHLLLLTGVVLGVLFRSLAQFLQRVIDPNEFVFLQDRFFASFNHPDPHLLLVSAALTVGVSVVGLRLLRACDVLVLGREAAINLGVDHRRTVGLLLMLVAILVSVSTALVGPVTFLGLLVANLAHMAMRTYRHAFVLPAAALIGAASLVAGQVLLERVFSFDTPPRVIIEFVGGLVFISMLMRKTPV is encoded by the coding sequence GTGTCGGCTAGCGCCGCGTCCGCCCGGCCCGAGCGCACCCTGTTCGTCCTGGGGTGCCTGACGACGGCCTGCGCCCTGACCTACCTGCTGGTGGACGCGGGCGGCCAGTGGGACTTCGTGTTGCCCTTCCGGGGGCGGAAGCTCGCGACGGCGCTGCTGGTGGGCTACGCCATCGGCGTCTCCACGGTCCTCTTCCAGACGGTGACGGGCAACCGCGTGCTGACGCCCGCCATCATGGGGTTCGACTCCCTCTACGTGCTCATCCAGACGACCCTGCTCTTCTTCCTGGGCTCGGGGAGGATGGCGGGGATGGATCCCCGGCTGATGTTCGGCGTGGAGGTCGTCCTCATGGTGGCCTTCTCCGGCCTCCTGCACCAGGCCCTGTTCGGCGGAGCGCGGCGGAGCATCCACCTGCTGCTCCTGACGGGCGTGGTGTTGGGGGTGCTCTTCCGGAGCCTGGCGCAGTTCCTCCAGCGCGTCATCGACCCCAACGAGTTCGTCTTCCTCCAGGACCGCTTCTTCGCCAGCTTCAACCACCCGGACCCGCACCTGCTGCTCGTGTCCGCGGCGCTGACGGTGGGCGTATCCGTGGTGGGCCTGCGCCTCTTGCGGGCGTGCGACGTCCTGGTGCTGGGGCGCGAGGCGGCCATCAACCTGGGGGTGGACCACCGGCGGACGGTGGGGCTCCTCCTGATGCTCGTGGCCATCCTCGTCTCCGTGTCCACCGCGCTGGTGGGGCCGGTGACGTTCCTGGGGCTCCTGGTGGCCAACCTCGCCCACATGGCGATGCGCACCTACCGGCACGCGTTCGTGCTGCCCGCCGCCGCGCTGATTGGCGCCGCGTCGCTGGTGGCGGGCCAGGTCCTCCTGGAGCGGGTGTTCTCCTTCGACACCCCTCCCCGCGTCATCATCGAGTTCGTGGGAGGGCTGGTGTTCATCTCCATGCTCATGAGGAAGACGCCGGTATGA
- a CDS encoding ABC transporter permease has translation MKAFAAGLALLVALAGVSLLVGVSQVSWGALFSPTPDERAIQVLVISRIPRLLAILLVGTSLGVAGLIMQMVARNRFVEPATAGTAESASLGLLAATALAPQLPVLGKMGVAAAFALVGTALFLFVLQRIPLRSALVVPLVGIVLGGIIDSVTTFFAHRLELLQSVNAWTTGDFSTVLRGRYELLWVTLGLTCLAYVAADRFTVAGLGESFTTNLGLRYSRIIALGLVIVSLVTALVVVTVGMIPFLGLIVPNVVSLLLGDNARRSIPWVALGGAGFVLVCDLVGRVVRFPYEIPGATIAGVLGSVLFLHLMLRRDARVG, from the coding sequence GTGAAGGCGTTCGCCGCGGGCCTCGCGCTGCTCGTCGCGCTCGCGGGGGTGAGCCTGCTCGTGGGTGTCAGCCAGGTGTCGTGGGGGGCGCTGTTCTCCCCCACTCCGGACGAGCGCGCCATCCAGGTGCTGGTCATCAGCCGCATCCCCCGGCTGCTCGCGATTCTGCTGGTGGGGACGTCGCTGGGCGTGGCGGGGCTCATCATGCAGATGGTCGCGCGCAACCGCTTCGTGGAGCCGGCCACGGCGGGCACGGCGGAGTCCGCGAGCCTGGGCCTGCTGGCCGCCACGGCGCTCGCGCCCCAACTGCCCGTCCTGGGGAAGATGGGGGTGGCCGCCGCCTTCGCGCTGGTCGGCACCGCCCTGTTCCTGTTCGTCCTCCAGCGCATCCCCCTGCGCTCCGCGCTCGTCGTGCCGCTGGTCGGCATCGTCCTGGGCGGCATCATCGACTCGGTGACGACGTTCTTCGCGCACCGGCTGGAGCTGCTCCAGTCCGTCAACGCGTGGACGACGGGGGACTTCTCCACCGTGCTGCGCGGCCGCTACGAGCTGCTGTGGGTGACGCTGGGGCTCACCTGCCTGGCGTACGTCGCCGCGGACCGCTTCACCGTGGCGGGACTGGGGGAGAGCTTCACCACCAACCTGGGCCTGCGCTACTCGCGCATCATCGCGCTGGGGCTCGTCATCGTCTCGCTGGTCACCGCCCTGGTCGTCGTCACCGTGGGGATGATTCCGTTCCTCGGGTTGATCGTCCCCAACGTCGTCAGCCTGCTCTTGGGCGACAACGCGCGCCGGTCCATCCCTTGGGTGGCGCTGGGCGGCGCGGGGTTCGTGCTGGTGTGCGACCTGGTGGGCCGGGTGGTGCGATTCCCGTACGAGATTCCGGGGGCGACCATCGCGGGAGTCCTGGGCAGCGTGCTCTTCCTCCACCTGATGCTGAGGAGGGACGCCCGTGTCGGCTAG
- a CDS encoding siderophore ABC transporter substrate-binding protein, with protein sequence MNTFNKRPSSVFMSLGVVVALGALAVGGWRVMNGPAEGPAVPAAARGRAVTHAQGTTVVPEAPRRVVVFDLVALDILQALGVEVAGVAGDQFPHHLAPDADAKYPRMGSLFEPDYEAIHAAKPDLIVTGGRSSAKYAQLSRLAPTVDLPMSGANYVDTVVANTQLLAGIFGKEEKARELVTALRQSISALKETTSTRGRGLVVLVTGGRLSAYGPGSRFGLIHGDFGVPVAAEGLNASLHGEVIGSEFIREKNPDWLFVIDRDAAMGQQGGARQVIDNELVRQTTAWKKGQVVYLDPMNAYLIGGGLQAVKNLRDQVADAYAAQAGRVSGP encoded by the coding sequence AACGGCCCCGCGGAGGGCCCGGCCGTCCCGGCGGCGGCGCGGGGGCGGGCGGTGACGCACGCGCAGGGCACCACGGTCGTCCCGGAGGCCCCGCGGCGGGTCGTCGTCTTCGACCTGGTGGCGCTGGACATCCTCCAGGCGCTGGGGGTCGAGGTAGCGGGGGTGGCCGGGGACCAGTTCCCGCACCACCTGGCGCCCGATGCCGACGCGAAGTACCCGAGGATGGGGTCGCTCTTCGAACCCGACTACGAGGCCATCCACGCCGCGAAGCCGGACCTCATCGTCACCGGAGGCCGCTCCAGCGCGAAGTACGCGCAGCTCTCCCGGCTCGCGCCCACCGTGGACCTGCCGATGAGCGGGGCGAACTACGTCGACACCGTGGTCGCCAACACCCAGCTGCTGGCGGGCATCTTCGGCAAGGAGGAGAAGGCCCGGGAGCTCGTCACGGCGCTGCGTCAGTCGATCTCAGCGCTCAAGGAGACGACGTCGACGCGGGGGCGTGGGCTGGTGGTGCTCGTCACTGGCGGTCGCCTCAGCGCCTATGGACCGGGGTCGCGCTTCGGGCTCATCCACGGCGACTTCGGCGTGCCGGTGGCCGCGGAGGGGCTCAACGCGTCCCTGCACGGCGAGGTCATCGGCTCGGAGTTCATCCGGGAGAAGAACCCCGACTGGCTGTTCGTCATCGACCGGGACGCGGCCATGGGACAGCAGGGGGGCGCGCGGCAGGTGATCGACAACGAGTTGGTGAGGCAGACGACGGCCTGGAAGAAGGGGCAGGTCGTCTACCTCGACCCGATGAACGCGTATCTCATCGGCGGTGGGCTCCAGGCGGTGAAGAACCTGCGGGACCAGGTGGCGGACGCCTACGCCGCACAGGCCGGGCGGGTCTCCGGGCCGTGA